ATtgaaggaccttggttcaagcccccagtctccatctgtagaaggaaagctttacaagtggtggagcagtgctgtaggtctatcttctttcttcccccctctctctttccctcttcgccctttctattcttctctgtttcttaacagagaagaatagaaataaaataaataaataaaataaataaaaaatggccagcaggaatggtggagttgtgcaggcactgggctctagcaataactctggtggcaaaaataaataaataaatagcctttgAGATGCTCATAAAACAACTTCAATGCCAGGCTATATTCTAGATCAATTACATTAGACTGGTGGTAAAATCCAGGCATCATCATTAAAGAACTTCCTCCACTGAATCAATATGCAGCCAAAGTTGAGAATCACTGTTTCAAATTCTTTCCATTTCActccactgaaaaaaaaatttttttcaaacaaaTTTTTGATCACATTTATTCTGCTAGTTAAAAATCTTTCACCAGCTCTCCATTACCTGAGGACAAATGTCAGCCTCCTTAGCACAAGATAAAAGCCCCTTCAGGCTATGgcctcatttaattctcttacCACTCCCCACCACCTTCTATGCCTCAGACAGGGAACAAGGCAGGGAAACTGGAGGCACAGGAGCTGCTTAGGGGCTGTTGCAGTGACATAAACAAGCTCTAGTTCACGGACTGTTCAACTCTTGCATGTTGGAATGACCCAAGGAATTAAAACTTTTGTTGATATTTGGGTCAAACcatgcagtttcttttttaaaaaaatgttttaagattatctttatttatttatttgatagagacagtcagaaattgagagggaaggggggagatagagaaggagagagacagagagacacctgcagccctgcttcaccacttgtgaagctttccctctgcaggtggggaccaggggcttgaacctgggtccttgtgcattgtaacaggtgcaccaccacctggcccctgcagttTCTGATTTAACTAGTCTAGAGGTACAGGCTGAGCATGAAGCTTCCTACTAGGTAATGCTATCATGCAGGAGAGTTTGAGAACAAATGCTCTAGTCCAGGGAGTTTCAACTTAAGATAACATAAGGAGCTTTGAAAAGTTATTGATAGAATATACAATTTTTCTGTCCATCactcttctacttctttttttaagagcCAGTGAGTCTGAGTCACTTGGGATGAGCCTGCTCTGTCCTGGGCGAGTGGTCCCCTGCCACTGTGCTCTGTCTGCCTCATCAaacacctcctgcactgctaccATGACTGCTTACCTATCTGACCGCAAATAGGGTAATACAGTTACACAtggctttatttttctctctctgctgaaTTCAATAAATAAGTTGAATGGCAGTGTAAGGATTAGGAGCCACCTCTCAGGCCTGCAGGGGCACCCTATGGCTACAGCTGTGGCTGGGTGTGTGAGGTGTCTGGCAGAGCATAGAGTTACCCAGGTTGGCACTGAGTGTAAGGTACAGCTTCTTCCTCCAGAGTTCAGCAGCAAAGACGCCGTCGTAGTACACCGCCTGCACTCCAATTGCCAGCTGCACAGACTTCTCCTGGTCACTGGGGTTGACTAGGGTCACAGACAGCATGGTGTCCCCTCCCAAGGAGAGGGAGCAGGGCGCTTCCAAGAACAGATACAGAGGATCAACAACCTCAAGGATGGGAGGACAGATGCTGTTGTCTTTCCCATGCTCCATTCTCTCCTGGACTCTCCTCAGCACCTCTTTTTCTTCAGGAGACCCTGAGAGTGGAAGAAACACAGCAGACCTCTTACTCTGCAGTTACAGACCCCTTTCAGCTCAGGACTAAGGGCCATTTGTCCACTGCTGCTCAAATTCCAAAGTCACAGGAACTCTGCCATATTTAGCCTCTAAGGCCATATTTAGCTAACTAACAGCTCACTGTTGGTGAAGCCACCACAGATACAGCATATCTCTTCAAGCCACTCAGAGCCTCAGTTCAAGTGCCATGTGCTTGTCCCTTAGACAGTGGAAtgctggtatgcttctagttctgcttctgggaccccttctgttacactgcttgacattgtggtctatttacatggtcattctgttacattggtttggtctcactccccctgcctccgggagattttggtttagacCTTGCTAGTTCGcgctttcttctccccaccccacatccttccttggttcctgactcttctgccagaggagagagaggcgggacataattgggttgtgattagattagattagttttttgagccattcgctcgtcaataaagaaatactgctctccactcagccatgagtccctggtcgtctgtctcccacccgcgaagctagcctggcatactggtgccctgaactggGACTGACAGTGGGAGAGCCAGCTTTTGGTGGAGTCACACTCTCTCTGAGGACTTTATGAGGAACTTGAATTATTTTCCTCAGTTAGAGTTTAGACTTATTTCCAGGGCAGTGTGGTCATGGACTGTTTCGGAGCAGAATAGCATAAATGCATAGTTCAAACTCCTGGacttcacctgcagggtggaagcctcacaagcagtgaagtggtgctgcaggtatctctttcttctccttctctaccctcccctttctctctccatttctctctgtcctatcaaataatcaaataaaatgagagacagaaaaaaaaaaaaaaaggaaaaaaaaatcccctttgCATATACTAAGGGATGGACCATGACTCTCTGGACTGCATCAGTCTCACCCTTCCTATCTGTTGCTGTTTCTGATGTCAAGAAGTCAGATGCCCACCATCCCAGTACCTTCAGGATACTTGTAGTTCTGTGTGATGTCCTCACAGCGGTCACTGCCCACGCCTTTGGTGCTGATGTTGTTGCCAATATACTTAGTGTTGTAGCTGGTTAGCTCCAGCGTCCCATCCTCACAGCTCTTCCACACCACACAGGAGGCATTTACTGAGGCAAATAGGTCAGCTACAGCAGGGGCCAGTTCCAGTGTGCCCTCCTTGACAGCTCTGACCGGGACCAGCTCACAGGCCTCCAGCACTGAGGGGAAGACAGGTTGGTGAGCAAGAGGTGTATAGCTTTGCCCCCATGGGTCAAGGGTAGACATGGGCACTAGGCAGGGTTTCTGCGAAGGCATTGCAGGGATGACACACTATTCAGTGACAGTCCTTTCTTGGCCATAACCTATAACATGAGTCTTCTCAGAGGCTGGCCAGAGAAATAGCATATAGAacagttttttatttaattttttttatttgacaggacagagagaaattgagagggataaaggagatagagagggggaaatagaaagagacttgcagcattgcttcagagCTTGTGAAGCTGCATCCCccacaggtgaagactgggggctcgaacccaggtccttgcttatgacaacatgtgtactctagcaggtgcaccattgccagcGTCAGAGAACAGGTTTTGTACTGACATGCTAGGAAAAGGTCATCTTTACTGAGCACCTGTGTGTTAGGCTTCTGAGGAAAGCAGAGCTATCCTTTTATGATTCCTGAAGATTCCTTCCCTGATCTTGAGTCTATCCTGATACCCTCGGCTTCCATTTCAAaaactcaaaaaacaaacaataaagtaATTCAAAAGCCCTGACCCAGCAGGCTCACAGCTATCCCAGATGGTACCCTTCCGATGAGACCAGCTCCCTCATGGGACTCTGCACTAGGGCTGCTTTCCTGACAGCCTGTGGTGGAGATGGCTGAGGGCTGGGTTCCACAGACATCAGCCACTCTCATCCCTTTTTGCTGATCTCATCCATTTTGCAGGCCCCCTTAGGCCACTGGCTGTTTGTGTTTCCTCCCTGAGGGTCCCCTGCTCTTGCAGTTCTGTGCAGCCAGGGTGGTCCCAGGCCCAGCCTCAGATTTTACCTCCACCTTCATGAGGAACAGCCACGTGCAGGACCTGCCATCCACCATAGTCCGGGGCCAAAGTGGGCTGTGCCATCCAGCACTCTGTGGAAGTCTGGAAGACCCTGAAGGTCACAGAGGGAACAACACAGGTGGGAAGCAAATGAGTCCTGGAGAGCTTCTAGAAAGAGCAATCACTGTTGCCATGGTGATGGGGGAACCTTCCAGGAACAGGTGCCCCTTGGCTGCTCATCAGCATTCAGCAGTCTTAAAGGCCTGTTCTCAGGTCAGGGACACTTAGGGTAGGGGTGGATCCCATGGGAGTTATTCCATGTGGGTCTGGGACACTTCCAAGCCAGAGACCTCACCCTTTTGGGCTTCTCACCAGATTTTCCCCGTCTGGCCTTCTCCATTCTGAAGCCCCTCCTCATTGTAGTACTCATCCACCAGCAGGCTCCCGCCAGTGCCCTGGGCTGAGGCGAAGGTGGTGATGACTCGGGCAGGAATGCCCAGGCCTCGGAGCACTGTGTGAAAGGGGCTGTGAGTCAGAGAGCAAGAGTGGCCTGGGCAGGGATGGGTGTGTATACCTAGGACCCTCTGGGTTTCCTCTAGGTGGGCAATGCTTAAATGCCAGGTGATATGGAGGGCAGAGGAGAGGCAGGGGCACTGGTAAGTTAGGATCCACATCCAGGCACAGGAAGGGGAAGAGCAAGGCCTGAGGCCACAGCAGGGAGAGGCTCCCAGGACAGACACACCGACCGGTTGGGGAAAACAGACAAGCCTGTCCTGTACCTGTGCAAGTGAcggcagccagcacccaggcctgACTGGCATACACGGGCCGCCCCTGGCCTGTGAGCCACTGTCGCAGGATAGGCACGCTGCCCCGACGCTTGGTTGGCAAAGCCCCCTCCTGGGTCTGTAAGGTGGGCAGGACTCGCTTCTCCTTGAGCAAGTGTAGCTGTtgagtgtgtggggggagacatgTGGATATTCTGTGAGTCTGGGGAGAGGACTGCCTCCACACTTGGCCAACGGTCCCTTTGCATCAGAACCACCTGGAGCTTGTTAACCCTGCACGTGCTAGAACTCTGCTCACTAACATCAGGGGGTGGGGCCCCGAACCTTCCTTGGTAACAAGTCCTTGGAAGACAAGGTTTGTGAAACACACTGGCAAATAACACACCAGGTCCTAAGAGCAGTGGGCTACCCCTCCCTGGGGGCGGGCTGACCTCCTACATCCCAGCCCAGATTCCCTCCAGGCCCACTTATCCCAAGCATGTTCTTCCTCACAGAGCTGTCTGGACCCTCATCCCCTTTCAGAGGGGGGTTCATAgcatttggggtggggtgggatatcCTGTGGTAGGGTCTTGAGGGACAACAGTTAAGCACCTGGCTACCTTCAAAGTCTGCGTACGCTTGGAAATAagcaagaaatgaaagacaaatcCTGGGCAGGAGAGAGCTCCCTCACCGGGTCTGGCTCATGGCTTGTCATTTACacggcccaagtttgagcccccagcacaacATGGGAGAACTTTGAAactggggaagctctggtgttgtgacttgtctctctgtctctgtctgattgAATGAAAAAGCggccctggagtggtgaaatcatgcatgtgggaGGTACCAGTTCTGAAAAACAAAGTCACCGCTGCAGAACACAGGACTTATAAGCTTTAAAgcccccagtttgatccccagcatcacacatggcagagtgatgttctggttccctctctttttcataaatgaatatatattcctCTGACACCTTAGCCGTGAACACTAGGTCAGCAGCACCTCCCAATCCCTCTTACAAGCCCTGAGCCTCCAGGCTGGGGCAATCTGGTGGGAGGAGCATGTTGAGGAAACCAAGGCCAATTTTcagtccttttgcttttctctccccCATGGTTGCTGTTGCCCTCCTGTCTTCACTGAGACCCTTCCCTGAGTACTGTCCTTGGCCCCTGGAGGAGGGGACTTCCAAGGCCACTGAGGTAGGGCCCACTCTGTCTCCTCTCATTCCCATTCTGCCCACCCCCCTTTACCCTTCTTTTACTCACCAAGGCACCCAAAACGCGGGCCACATGCAGAGGGTTGCCCCACTCTTCCACTTGCGTGTCCACATTCAGCAAGCTCAGACTGAGGTCAATGACATCCCATTCGAACTGTAAAGATCACACAAGGCCACCTTGAAGGCGCTCCAGGTCACTCCCCAAGACATGCCCCCTGCACTGTGCCCCCTTGCTAGATTTGGGCTccactccttctctgcctccttaTGCTCCCAACCCCTGTGCTGCAGTCCTCTGCCCTGCCGCCTGActctcccagtgtgtgtgtgtgccagcaGCTGACATACGTGGAgactgtgcctgtgtgtgtggtgATAGATTCTTTTATGGCAGTGAGGAAAGTCTGTAGATTTATAATCCCAATGACTGAAACACCAAGCCCTCTTTAAGTGCCTTACATGCTCTCTGCAAACCTTTAATGTCTTTTCACTTTAGCACCAAGATGAAAATAATTAAGAACAATGAGATAATTTTTAGTCTTGAGTTATGGttaagaaggaaaataaacaggCCAGAAACTAGGAAGAAAATAAATCACTCTGactgatgaaagaaaaaaaacgaaAAGTTAGTCATCTTTTACTGGGTCTTCACCTTTCCAGAGGCTTTAGGCATCCATTAAAATGCAGGAGAAACATTACATgcaataaaaagcaaagaaatgaaaataaaacaactgAGGACCTAGTGTCCAAAGCGACTTGCACACTTCATTCAACCCTCCTAATTGTAAGAGAGTGACTATAACTGTTTTACAATAAGGAAAATGAATGACTGGTGTCCAGGTTAAGCAGATGATGGAGTGCAGTTTATGTTCAAGTCTATGCCTACGCTATGCTCTACTAAGCTGTTCAAGttccttaaagttttttttttcttctttttttttagctttttaaaaaagatttatttatttatttatctttgcctgctggggctcagtgccggcactacaaatccactgttcctggagcttttttttttcttccctttttgttgcccttgttgtttatcattgttgttattattgctgttgttgttgttggacaggacatagagaaatgaagagaggaggagaagacagaaggggagagaaagatagactcctgcaaacctgttttaccacttgtgaagtgacccctctgcaagtggggatccaggggcttgaagcgggttccttaaggcggtccttgcgcttcatgccatgtgcgcttaacccgctgtgctaccgcctggcccccttctttttaaaaaattgccaccagggttatttctggggctcagtaccagcactacaaatctacttctcttggtggccatttttttccctttttaaaatttctattttattagatgagacagagaaattgagagaggagaggggagaggcggAGCAATAGagcagcacctgcagacctgcttcactgctcatgaagtgtctccctctgtgggtggggatgggggtctcagacctgggttcttgcacatgataatgagtgtgctcagtcaggtgtgccgcTGTTGCTTCCCCCGCCCCCCCAATTTTTTCTCTATTGTTTATAGCTTCATCTTCTAAATTCAAGACTTTTAATAATCTAATGCTATTGTTAATTTACTTGCTTTGAGTATGGAAAAAATTTACTTGCTAAAACAGAAGGATATTAGAAAATCCTTCAAATAATTATAACAGTATATACATAAAATGGTGGTTGAATTCATTGGCAATGACAGTAGCAAAGTAGAATAAACAAAACATGAGCTTGGCTGTGTCTTCTTGAGCCCAGGGCTGGGAGTGGTGAGAAGCATTCAACCACTCAGACTAGCATCCCAGCAAGGTGGCCAGGGACCTAGAGAGAGTCCATCCCAGTATAAAGAACTCAGTGGGGAGATTCCCTTAACCCTCGGAGACTGGACATAGTCCCGAGAAGGTCTAAGAAAACACCTGAGGACTTTTCCAGGGAAATAAGGGAAGCTGTTGTCATTGAGCCCATAGTCTAGAAAATGGTCAAGAGCCAAGTATCGGTGGCTCATGGGGACAGAACACTGGCTGTGGAGAATCTTGTGTCAAGCCAGGAGAGTTGATCTCTATCCTGTACAGGGCGGGGCTTAACTGAGTTTGGACGTGCCTGGTCTTTAGGAAGATAAGTCTGGGGGTCGTGGAGGGTGGTCTGATGTGATTCTGAGGAAAGAGAATCCCCACCCACACTACTGTAATTGGCTAAAGAAATGgccaggttggggagatagcataatggttatgcaaagagactctcttgcctgaggccccaaagtcccaggttcaatcccctatatcaccataaacaagagttgagcagtgctctagtaagaaaaaaaaaaaaaagtagaaatggcCTCTGAACAAGTGGCTGTTGGACCTACTAGTTCTCTCTGACCTGAATGATGGTGAGTGCAATCACTGTCCCATTCTTTCTCTAGGCTCTCAAACCCATTAcctgtccaaagtcccagggaaCTTCCTGAAGGCAGTTGGAAGTTCCCAAGTAGATGATGCCATTCTGATTCAACACGTACTCCCTGCGTTGAGCCTCATTGTTCAGGAACACAGCATCCTCTGTTGAGAAAGAAGCAGGCAGCAGTGAGGGCCAGTGAGCTGCCTCCATAGCCAAGTTCTGCTTTCCCTGCCCAGGTGTGGCTGCAGGCCTTCAACCTTGACTCTGGGTCTGAGAGGGATCACTGAGAAGCAGTTTTCTTTCACCGTCTGGCAATGGGAAAAGGATCAGAGGACCTATTTTTCTCTCTactcctctatcttctcctcccctctcaatttctctctgtcatatccaataaaataaaataaaataaaataaaataaaataaaataaaatagccacagaaacagtggatttgtagtgcagcaccatgccccagtgataaccctggaggcaaaagaaaaaaaataataaatcaggaAAACCTAAGGCCTCAAATTACAGACCCACATGGCCCAGGTGCACTCAATTCCTGCACCTGCATACTGATTCCAATCTGAAGTCTGCTGGACCCTGTGGCAATGGCTTCAACTATGAGTATGGCCCGAGGCTCTGCTGGGCTCTGTGAAGAGCATTATCAGAGCGGGGAGCCACATTCCTCTTCTCTACTTGGATGcacccccatttatttgtttgtttattttgatagagacagagagaaattgaaagagagaagggggagctagagagggagaaagagaaacttgcagcaccgcttcaccactcgtgaagattcccTGCTGTGGGgggggaccagaaacttgaaaGTGAGTCTTTGCACATGTGTGTGCGCTACAgcgtgtgtcaccacctggtcccaaagcCCCTTGTATAAAGTTCCCTAAGAGCAGCACATAGGTTTTCATTGTAAAATGTAGCATCAATTCTGGATCCTGGAGAGCTTGGTCTCCAAGTAAGTGAAGACAAGATTATGTCCTAGGCCGCCTCTACAAAGCTCACAACCACTTCCCAGGGGGGCAGGAGCAGAGCCAGCAATGCTTCCCGGCTCAGATATCTCCACTTATACGTATTCACACAGAGCCTTTCCAGGTGCGTCCCTACAGGCCCAGCACAGAAGTAGAAATCTTGGCATGGAGCTGAGACCGGGTTTTCTCTGAATAGACCCCTATTCGGGAACTatctttgctgttttattttatttacctaccTCAGGGTGTGAGTTAGCAAGATGGGGGAAACACTAAAGTCTCGGCTTTGGAGGGAAATGACTTGAAGGCCTTCCTGCTATATGTAGAGTCATGGGGCTTCCCTGGCAGGAGGGTCCTGAATCCACACCCACCCTCATGGGTCAGGGCCACCTGAATGGACACTGGTCCCATCATCTATTCCACCTGCTGAACCTCTTGGAgaggataaaaaagaaaggagttgggagtcgggtggtagcgcagcgggttaagcgcacatggcgcaaagcacg
This DNA window, taken from Erinaceus europaeus chromosome 16, mEriEur2.1, whole genome shotgun sequence, encodes the following:
- the EPB42 gene encoding protein 4.2 produces the protein MAKGLKIKSFDLQVAKNNEEHHTKEFSSKKLILRRGQSFYVILKFLTPIDRFLPNLKKVAFIAQTGEQPSPTNRTQVKFSVSSLGDRKGWSAEVEESDDESWTISVTTPPDAIIGHYSLLLQVSGRKPRLLGHFTLLFNPWVPEDAVFLNNEAQRREYVLNQNGIIYLGTSNCLQEVPWDFGQFEWDVIDLSLSLLNVDTQVEEWGNPLHVARVLGALLHLLKEKRVLPTLQTQEGALPTKRRGSVPILRQWLTGQGRPVYASQAWVLAAVTCTVLRGLGIPARVITTFASAQGTGGSLLVDEYYNEEGLQNGEGQTGKIWVFQTSTECWMAQPTLAPDYGGWQVLHVAVPHEGGVLEACELVPVRAVKEGTLELAPAVADLFASVNASCVVWKSCEDGTLELTSYNTKYIGNNISTKGVGSDRCEDITQNYKYPEGSPEEKEVLRRVQERMEHGKDNSICPPILEVVDPLYLFLEAPCSLSLGGDTMLSVTLVNPSDQEKSVQLAIGVQAVYYDGVFAAELWRKKLYLTLSANLVKRITTSLSSSYFGQSPPTNSFLRITAMATHSESSLSCFAQEDIPICRPQLVIQMPETTQQYQPLTVLVSIQNSLDEPLKDCVISIFGRGLIYRERSYRLDPVWPGNILRTKFQFTPTHVGLHRLTVEMDCNMFQNLTSYRNVMVVAPELPA